A window of Micromonospora sp. WMMC415 genomic DNA:
TCCCCTGGCTGACCCTCCCGCCGGTCATGTTCGACACGTTCCCCAACGCGCACGACGGCTACGGCTCCTTCGACGACCTGGAGTCGGCCACGGTGGCCGACGCGGCCGACTTCTTCCGGCGCTACTACGCCAGCGGCAACGCGGTGCTGGCGGTCAGCGGGGACGTCGACGTCGCCGGGGCGGCCGAGCTGATCGAGCGGCACTTCGGCGACGTGCCCGCCCGTCCCGCCCCGAAGCGGCCGAGCTTCGACGAACCGGACCTGACCGCCGAGCGCCGGTCGTCGTACACCGACCGGCTGGCGCCGCTCCCCGCGGTCGCCTCCGCCTGGCGGGTGCCCGACCCGGTCGGCGACTTCGCCGGCTACCTGCCGTACGTGGTGCTCGCCGAGGTGCTCACCGACGGCGACGCCTCCCGGCTGGTCGAGCGGCTGGTCCAGCGGGACCGGGCGGTGACCAGCGTCGGCGGGTACCTGGGCTTCATGGGCGACCCGTTCGACGTCCGCGACCCGACGGCCCTTCTGCTCCAGGCGCACCTGCCGCCCGGCGGTGACGTCGACAAGGTGCTGCGGACGATCGACGAGGAACTGGACCGGCTGGCCACCGACGGGCTGACCGACGGCGAGCTGGCCCGCACCCAGGCGCGGATGGCCACCCACCTGCTGCGCGACACCGACGCGGTGCTCGGCCGGGCGCTGCGGATGGCCGTCCTGGAGCAGCAGCGCGGTGAACCGGGGCTGCTCAACGAGTTGCCCCGC
This region includes:
- a CDS encoding pitrilysin family protein — protein: MPTRRAKIPATRYPVERFTLDNGLRVVLTPDRSAPVIGVAVVYDVGIRSEPEGRTGFAHLFEHLMFQGSENLEKLAHFRHVQGAGGTFNGSTHLDYTDYYETLPSNALERALFLEADRMRGPRLTEENLRNQVDVVKEEIRVNVLNRPYGGFPWLTLPPVMFDTFPNAHDGYGSFDDLESATVADAADFFRRYYASGNAVLAVSGDVDVAGAAELIERHFGDVPARPAPKRPSFDEPDLTAERRSSYTDRLAPLPAVASAWRVPDPVGDFAGYLPYVVLAEVLTDGDASRLVERLVQRDRAVTSVGGYLGFMGDPFDVRDPTALLLQAHLPPGGDVDKVLRTIDEELDRLATDGLTDGELARTQARMATHLLRDTDAVLGRALRMAVLEQQRGEPGLLNELPRLVGEVTEEAVRAAAATLRPERRAAIDVVAGGAR